The Episyrphus balteatus chromosome 4, idEpiBalt1.1, whole genome shotgun sequence genome includes a window with the following:
- the LOC129919494 gene encoding uncharacterized protein LOC129919494, translating to MKKYLLPIFFVIICGLIKRCSMIPIDSDESLDEVWSIPQYDGTIRQMTEQQAFRQAMLTEPEHLGSTNSDKVRFYLYTQANPTEPLELDMDNLETLYRSTFNFENPAR from the exons atgaaaaaatacttattaccaatattttttgtaatcatCTGTGGACTTATTAAAAGAT gttcAATGATTCCTATTGACTCCGATGAGTCTTTAGATGAAGTTTGGTCAATTCCACAATATGACGGAACTATACGCCAGATGACGGAACAACAAGCTTTTAGGCAAGCTATGCTAACAGAACCCGAACACTTAGGTTCGACAAACTCGGATAAGGTTCGTTTCTATTTATATACCCAAGCAAATCCAACCGAACCACTTGAATTGGATATGGATAATTTGGAAACCTTGTATCGAtcaacatttaattttgaaaatcctgCCAGGTGA